In Saccharothrix violaceirubra, the following are encoded in one genomic region:
- a CDS encoding LppU/SCO3897 family protein — protein MSTDAPNQPQPQYPQQPFQQQPQFNQAPAAQVPQEPKKRGVLGRILSALIGIAVVAAVGYGIKYFTSDAAQTKAGDCASLTGTTSKPEYKTVDCGAAEANYIVGKALNTSEKCDGDYDEYIETGRGPQTRLCLVPKLEEGKCYNLQGSTMGYPAVACGGGGDVLKLVKQVKDVADTAQCDFVEGALAFQEPKLTLCFEPTEGA, from the coding sequence ATGAGCACGGACGCGCCCAACCAGCCGCAGCCGCAGTACCCGCAGCAGCCGTTCCAGCAGCAGCCGCAGTTCAACCAGGCTCCTGCCGCGCAGGTGCCGCAGGAGCCCAAGAAGAGGGGCGTCCTGGGGCGCATCCTCTCGGCGCTGATCGGCATCGCCGTGGTGGCCGCCGTCGGTTACGGCATCAAGTACTTCACCAGCGACGCCGCCCAGACCAAGGCCGGCGACTGCGCGAGCCTGACCGGCACCACCAGCAAGCCCGAGTACAAGACGGTCGACTGCGGCGCGGCCGAGGCGAACTACATCGTCGGCAAGGCGCTCAACACCAGCGAGAAGTGCGACGGCGACTACGACGAGTACATCGAGACCGGTCGCGGCCCGCAGACGCGACTCTGCCTCGTGCCCAAGCTCGAAGAGGGCAAGTGCTACAACCTGCAGGGCAGCACGATGGGCTACCCGGCCGTGGCGTGCGGCGGCGGTGGTGACGTGCTCAAGCTCGTGAAGCAGGTCAAGGACGTCGCCGACACCGCGCAGTGCGACTTCGTCGAAGGCGCGCTCGCCTTCCAGGAGCCGAAGCTGACGCTGTGCTTCGAGCCGACCGAGGGCGCGTGA
- a CDS encoding ABC transporter substrate-binding protein — translation MPTPARVLRRTAALFACAATLTACGLFPDSGGNAAPEVERTTLRIGILPVVDVAPLKLALNDKLFEKAGLQVQLVTLNSESEGIKQLDTTLDITWASHVNLFRAVSEGTQLQLQGEAYQAGANTMALVTADPEYDSPGKIASPRVAVNSLTDVGALTTKATLKTAGVEKQRMQLREMPFDQMTAAMQARQIDAAWMVEPYITKAQRTIGARIVSDTAVGPTKDFPLSGYASSKKFAEGNPKTLSLFRSVLRDAQQAATNNKLSVQDVLTSYVDVDQQTAALVSVGTYPLSLNPVRLQRVADMMDTEDELPQRLDVGSLLPPGTGN, via the coding sequence ATGCCTACCCCAGCGCGTGTTCTGCGTCGTACGGCCGCCTTGTTCGCCTGTGCCGCGACTCTCACGGCGTGCGGTCTCTTCCCGGACTCCGGCGGGAACGCGGCCCCCGAGGTGGAGCGGACGACGCTGCGCATCGGCATCCTGCCCGTGGTCGACGTCGCACCCCTGAAGCTCGCGCTCAACGACAAGCTGTTCGAGAAGGCCGGGCTCCAAGTGCAGCTCGTCACGCTCAACAGCGAGAGCGAGGGCATCAAGCAGCTCGACACCACGCTGGACATCACGTGGGCCAGCCACGTGAACCTGTTCCGCGCCGTGTCCGAGGGCACCCAGCTCCAGCTCCAGGGCGAGGCCTACCAGGCGGGCGCGAACACGATGGCGCTGGTCACGGCCGACCCCGAGTACGACAGCCCCGGCAAGATCGCGTCGCCGCGCGTCGCCGTGAACTCGCTCACCGACGTGGGCGCGTTGACCACCAAGGCCACGCTGAAGACCGCGGGCGTGGAGAAGCAGCGGATGCAGCTGCGCGAGATGCCGTTCGACCAGATGACGGCGGCCATGCAGGCCAGGCAGATCGACGCCGCCTGGATGGTCGAGCCGTACATCACCAAGGCGCAGCGCACGATCGGCGCGCGGATCGTCAGCGACACGGCCGTCGGCCCGACCAAGGACTTCCCGCTGTCGGGCTACGCGTCGAGCAAGAAGTTCGCCGAGGGCAACCCCAAGACGCTGAGCCTGTTCCGCAGCGTGCTGCGCGACGCCCAGCAGGCGGCCACGAACAACAAGCTGTCCGTGCAGGACGTGCTGACCAGCTACGTCGACGTCGACCAGCAGACCGCCGCACTGGTATCGGTCGGCACGTACCCGTTGTCGCTCAACCCGGTCCGGCTCCAGCGGGTCGCCGACATGATGGACACCGAGGACGAGCTGCCCCAGCGTTTGGACGTCGGATCGCTGCTCCCGCCGGGAACGGGGAACTGA
- a CDS encoding DNA repair helicase XPB: MTDGPLIVQSDKTLLLEVEHPLSDEARTAIAPFAELERAPEHVHTYRVTPLALWNARAAGHDAEQVVDALVRYSRYPVPQPLLVDVVDTMGRYGRLRLANHPAHGLVLSTSDRAVLEEVLRHKKIKPMFGERIDDDTVIVHPSERGRLKQLLLKVGWPAEDLAGYVDGEAHPIALREDGWQLRDYQRRAAEAFHAGGSGVVVLPCGAGKTLVGAAAMAEAEATTLILVTNTVAGRQWKRELVARTSLTEDEIGEYSGERKEIRPVTIATYQVVTRKSKGEYRHLDLFDSRDWGLIIYDEVHLLPAPVFRMTADLQSRRRLGLTATLVREDGQEGDVFSLIGPKRYDVPWRDIEAQGWIAPAECTEVRVTLTDAERLEYATAEPEERYKLCSTARTKLPVVRAVLDRHPDEPALVIGAYLDQLETLGEALDAPVVQGSTRNKEREELFDAFRRGELRILVVSKVANFSIDLPEASVAVQVSGTFGSRQEEAQRLGRLLRPKADGRQAHFYSVVARDTLDTDYAAHRQRFLAEQGYAYRIVDADDLLGPPLPEVG; encoded by the coding sequence ATGACAGACGGGCCGTTGATCGTCCAATCGGACAAAACACTGCTGTTGGAGGTGGAACACCCGCTCTCCGACGAGGCGCGCACCGCCATCGCGCCGTTCGCCGAGCTGGAACGCGCGCCCGAACACGTGCACACGTACCGTGTCACGCCGCTTGCTCTGTGGAACGCACGTGCGGCAGGTCACGACGCCGAACAGGTTGTCGACGCGCTCGTCCGGTACTCGCGCTACCCGGTGCCGCAGCCGCTGCTGGTCGATGTCGTCGACACGATGGGCCGGTACGGCAGGCTGCGCCTGGCCAACCACCCGGCCCACGGGCTCGTGCTGTCCACTTCGGACCGGGCCGTGCTCGAGGAGGTCCTGCGGCACAAGAAGATCAAGCCCATGTTCGGCGAGCGGATCGACGACGACACGGTGATCGTGCACCCGTCGGAACGCGGCCGGCTCAAGCAGCTCCTGCTCAAGGTCGGCTGGCCGGCCGAGGACCTGGCCGGGTACGTGGACGGCGAGGCGCACCCGATCGCGTTGCGCGAGGACGGGTGGCAGCTGCGCGACTACCAGCGGCGGGCGGCCGAGGCGTTCCACGCGGGCGGCTCGGGCGTGGTCGTGCTGCCGTGCGGCGCGGGCAAGACGCTCGTGGGCGCGGCGGCGATGGCCGAGGCCGAGGCGACCACGCTGATCCTCGTGACGAACACGGTCGCGGGCCGGCAGTGGAAGCGGGAGCTGGTCGCGCGGACGTCGCTGACCGAGGACGAGATCGGCGAGTACTCGGGGGAGCGCAAGGAGATCCGGCCGGTCACGATCGCCACGTACCAGGTCGTGACACGCAAGTCGAAGGGCGAGTACCGACACCTGGACCTGTTCGACTCCCGGGACTGGGGCCTGATCATCTACGACGAGGTGCACCTGCTGCCCGCGCCGGTGTTCCGGATGACGGCCGATCTCCAGTCGCGGCGGCGGCTGGGGCTGACCGCGACCCTGGTGCGCGAGGACGGCCAGGAGGGCGACGTGTTCTCCCTGATCGGGCCCAAGCGGTACGACGTGCCGTGGCGCGACATCGAGGCGCAGGGGTGGATCGCGCCGGCGGAGTGCACCGAGGTGCGCGTCACGCTGACGGACGCGGAACGGCTGGAGTACGCGACGGCCGAGCCGGAGGAGCGGTACAAGCTGTGCTCCACGGCACGCACGAAGCTGCCCGTGGTCCGCGCGGTGCTGGACCGCCACCCCGACGAGCCGGCGCTGGTGATCGGCGCGTACCTGGACCAACTGGAGACGTTGGGCGAGGCCTTGGACGCGCCCGTGGTGCAGGGGTCCACGCGCAACAAGGAGCGCGAGGAGCTGTTCGACGCCTTCCGGCGGGGCGAGTTGCGCATCCTCGTGGTGTCCAAGGTGGCGAACTTCTCGATCGACCTGCCCGAGGCGTCGGTGGCCGTGCAGGTGTCGGGCACGTTCGGCTCGCGGCAGGAGGAGGCGCAGCGCCTGGGACGCCTGCTGCGGCCGAAGGCGGACGGTCGGCAGGCCCACTTCTACTCCGTGGTGGCCCGCGACACCTTGGACACGGACTACGCCGCGCACCGGCAGCGGTTCCTGGCGGAGCAGGGGTACGCGTACCGGATCGTCGACGCCGACGACCTGCTGGGGCCGCCGTTGCCGGAGGTGGGCTGA
- a CDS encoding nitrate- and nitrite sensing domain-containing protein → MTESTSPRSASDVRAAGPGSAWRLRNWRLPTKLAAVLLIPTVAALALGGLRVNSDLAAATEFNRLANQIQLEAAVADLVQQLQRERDLSVSHVASGKKLDRVVLDRQLRRVNDTTDALNNKISELGGDLDDEVLTRFRRAAEQLKRLNSLRNAVRDTEYPSEAVLRTYSESVESLLDLGEQAIAGIDDPELVRLHLATNAIARIKEQESLKRGIMLDVLQRGEFSAGQQRALNTASAELDAARNDFRKSATPDQAKIYDDTVTGLIVDTANDMQETALNLAANNKNLSALRPEKWDIAATLTVNLTREVESLLLEQLQTRTDELTGEARSAAFRDSGIVLGALLLALVMALFVARSILTPLRTLRRTALDVADHGLPEAVARILADPDPQQAAKSAVAPVPVNTREEVGQVARAFDAVHDEAVRLAAEQALLRDNVNAMFVNLSRRSQALVERQLNLIDRLEQDEQDPDQLASLFELDHLATRMRRNSENLLVLSGTDLSRRLTRPVPAAEVLGAAVSEVEQYARVQVGQTPELTVQGRAVNDLVHLIAELLDNATVFSDPVTKVTVRTARTRRGELAIEIQDRGVGMSEKDIVDANQRLADPPDVDVAVSRRMGLYVVARLAKRHDIKVRLRANEDIEGGTTALVLVPENLVQAPGAAPSPVGYEPAFPGLGGPTTDSGFPGLGSPAPTTQNPAERASGIAGAFTGSMPRLDDDQQSSSPNLPVSFVRSEGEADAAGLPSFGLAEPEPTPEETSQDSFQPWQPLPEEHTGRDVEHEPVGSFGEPMLFTAYEDRDDEESANGHGFETTQFAPILDSTVHVGGFLDLDSEPEPESTDPSPADEDGWSEATPEATPEATPASTGETGGRRVVPDLDAPTERLPIYEAVLSQWFQAVGGETPASTARAVEPAPEPESEPEAREETALPTRKPQPVPPVAPTTTEDAPPAAPEPPSAPVLTEGGLPKRQPGAPGNKPGRTPADRTPEPVAVPEPVAAAPEPAWSSPADDGWHAAQALLSRVPETTTQAGLPKRVPKAQLVPGSAAPLAPSPEAAAAPVPQGPALPPRTADAVRGRMSSLQQGVRRGRHALIDAYAGDMSSRQDEEQE, encoded by the coding sequence GTGACCGAATCAACGAGCCCTCGATCGGCGTCCGACGTCCGTGCTGCCGGCCCCGGGTCGGCCTGGCGGCTGCGCAACTGGCGGCTGCCCACCAAGCTCGCCGCCGTGCTGCTCATCCCCACCGTGGCGGCGCTCGCGCTCGGCGGCCTGCGGGTCAACTCGGACCTGGCCGCGGCCACCGAGTTCAACCGGTTGGCCAACCAGATCCAGCTCGAGGCCGCGGTCGCGGACCTCGTGCAGCAGCTCCAGCGCGAACGCGACCTCAGCGTCAGCCACGTGGCGTCCGGCAAGAAGCTCGACCGCGTCGTGCTCGACCGCCAGCTCCGCCGCGTCAACGACACCACCGACGCGCTCAACAACAAGATCAGCGAGCTGGGCGGCGACCTCGACGACGAGGTGCTCACCCGGTTCCGCCGCGCCGCCGAGCAGCTCAAGCGCCTCAACAGCCTGCGCAACGCCGTGCGCGACACCGAGTACCCCTCGGAAGCCGTGCTGCGCACCTACTCCGAGTCCGTCGAGAGCCTCCTGGACCTCGGCGAGCAGGCCATCGCGGGCATCGACGACCCCGAGCTCGTACGTCTCCACCTGGCGACGAACGCGATCGCGCGCATCAAGGAGCAGGAGTCGCTCAAGCGCGGCATCATGCTCGACGTCCTCCAGCGCGGCGAGTTCTCCGCCGGCCAGCAACGCGCGCTCAACACCGCGAGCGCCGAGCTGGACGCCGCGCGCAACGACTTCCGCAAGTCCGCGACGCCGGACCAGGCGAAGATCTACGACGACACGGTCACGGGTCTGATCGTCGACACCGCGAACGACATGCAGGAGACGGCCCTCAACCTGGCCGCGAACAACAAGAACCTCTCGGCGCTGCGCCCCGAGAAGTGGGACATCGCCGCGACGTTGACGGTCAACCTGACCCGCGAGGTGGAAAGCCTGCTGCTGGAGCAGCTGCAGACCCGCACCGACGAGCTGACCGGCGAGGCGCGCTCCGCGGCGTTCCGCGACTCCGGCATCGTGCTCGGCGCCCTGCTGCTCGCCCTGGTCATGGCCCTGTTCGTCGCCCGGTCGATCCTCACGCCGCTGCGCACGCTGCGCCGCACCGCCCTCGACGTGGCCGACCACGGCCTGCCCGAGGCGGTCGCCCGCATCCTCGCCGACCCCGACCCGCAGCAGGCCGCCAAGTCGGCGGTCGCCCCGGTGCCCGTCAACACCCGGGAAGAGGTCGGCCAGGTGGCCCGCGCGTTCGACGCGGTGCACGACGAAGCCGTGCGGCTGGCCGCCGAACAGGCGCTGCTGCGCGACAACGTCAACGCCATGTTCGTCAACCTGTCCCGCCGCTCGCAGGCCCTGGTCGAGCGCCAGCTCAACCTGATCGACCGCCTGGAGCAGGACGAGCAGGACCCCGACCAGCTCGCGTCGCTGTTCGAACTGGACCACCTCGCGACGCGCATGCGCCGCAACAGCGAGAACCTGCTGGTCCTGTCCGGAACGGACCTGTCCCGGCGGCTGACCCGCCCGGTCCCGGCCGCCGAGGTCCTCGGCGCCGCCGTGTCCGAGGTCGAGCAGTACGCCCGCGTGCAGGTCGGCCAGACGCCGGAGCTGACCGTCCAGGGCCGCGCGGTCAACGACCTCGTGCACCTGATCGCGGAGCTGCTCGACAACGCCACCGTGTTCTCCGACCCCGTGACGAAGGTCACCGTCCGCACGGCGCGCACCCGCCGGGGCGAGCTGGCGATCGAGATCCAGGACCGCGGCGTCGGCATGAGCGAGAAGGACATCGTCGACGCCAACCAGCGCCTGGCCGACCCGCCGGATGTCGACGTCGCCGTGTCCCGCCGCATGGGCCTGTACGTGGTCGCGCGACTGGCCAAGCGGCACGACATCAAGGTGCGCCTGCGCGCCAACGAGGACATCGAGGGCGGCACGACCGCGCTTGTGCTCGTGCCCGAGAACCTGGTGCAGGCGCCCGGCGCCGCGCCGTCGCCGGTCGGCTACGAGCCCGCGTTCCCGGGCCTGGGCGGTCCGACGACCGACTCCGGCTTCCCGGGACTGGGTTCGCCCGCGCCGACCACGCAGAACCCCGCCGAGCGGGCCAGCGGCATCGCCGGCGCGTTCACCGGCAGCATGCCCCGCCTCGACGACGACCAGCAGTCGTCGTCCCCGAACCTCCCGGTCAGCTTCGTCCGCTCCGAGGGCGAAGCCGACGCGGCCGGACTGCCGTCGTTCGGTCTCGCCGAGCCGGAACCCACGCCCGAGGAGACCTCCCAGGACTCCTTCCAGCCGTGGCAACCGCTGCCGGAGGAGCACACCGGTCGGGACGTCGAGCACGAGCCCGTAGGCTCGTTCGGCGAGCCGATGCTCTTCACCGCCTACGAGGACCGGGACGACGAGGAGTCCGCCAACGGCCACGGCTTCGAGACGACGCAGTTCGCGCCGATCCTCGACAGCACGGTCCACGTGGGCGGCTTCCTCGACCTGGACTCGGAACCGGAACCGGAGAGCACCGACCCGTCGCCCGCGGACGAGGACGGGTGGTCCGAGGCCACCCCCGAGGCCACCCCCGAGGCCACCCCCGCGTCCACCGGCGAAACCGGTGGGCGGAGAGTGGTCCCGGACCTGGACGCACCGACCGAGCGGCTGCCGATCTACGAGGCGGTCCTCTCGCAGTGGTTCCAGGCCGTCGGGGGCGAGACGCCGGCGTCGACCGCGCGGGCGGTCGAACCGGCACCCGAACCGGAGTCCGAGCCCGAAGCGCGGGAGGAGACGGCCCTGCCGACCCGCAAGCCGCAACCGGTACCCCCGGTCGCGCCGACGACCACCGAGGACGCACCGCCGGCGGCACCCGAGCCGCCGTCGGCCCCCGTCCTCACCGAGGGCGGGCTGCCCAAGCGGCAGCCCGGTGCGCCCGGCAACAAGCCCGGACGCACCCCGGCCGACCGGACGCCCGAGCCGGTCGCCGTGCCCGAGCCGGTCGCCGCCGCACCGGAACCCGCGTGGTCCTCGCCCGCCGACGACGGCTGGCACGCCGCGCAGGCCCTGCTCAGTCGGGTGCCCGAGACGACGACGCAGGCCGGGTTGCCCAAGCGGGTGCCCAAGGCACAACTGGTGCCGGGCTCGGCCGCACCGCTCGCCCCGTCACCCGAGGCCGCCGCGGCACCCGTGCCGCAGGGGCCGGCATTGCCCCCGAGGACGGCCGACGCGGTCCGCGGGCGGATGTCGAGCCTCCAGCAGGGCGTCCGCCGGGGACGACACGCTTTGATCGACGCTTACGCTGGTGACATGTCGAGCCGGCAAGACGAGGAGCAGGAGTGA
- a CDS encoding Imm1 family immunity protein, which translates to MDVQVEFLEHIAGRYYGLGEWVASTPEEVRTAVEAMFARQGDRVRTKAAIGRVGESTGLGVLVDPATGYVALHWCLEEHSLNPEPFPDAPLIPDDGDDDPLHFWMRDAYVSEVVARRAIGEYLATGGRPTSVGWQPWGWEVHELPEWLDDEEREKSVGRYRIIGS; encoded by the coding sequence GTGGACGTTCAGGTGGAGTTCCTGGAACACATCGCCGGCCGGTACTACGGACTGGGCGAATGGGTGGCGAGCACCCCTGAAGAGGTGCGCACGGCGGTCGAGGCGATGTTCGCACGTCAGGGCGACCGGGTCAGGACCAAGGCGGCCATCGGACGGGTGGGCGAAAGCACCGGGCTCGGTGTGCTGGTCGACCCGGCGACCGGGTACGTCGCCCTGCACTGGTGCCTGGAGGAGCATTCCCTCAATCCCGAGCCGTTTCCCGATGCCCCGCTCATTCCCGACGACGGCGATGACGATCCGCTCCATTTCTGGATGCGTGACGCGTACGTGTCCGAGGTGGTGGCTCGGCGGGCGATCGGGGAGTACCTGGCCACCGGTGGGCGGCCGACGTCGGTGGGTTGGCAGCCGTGGGGTTGGGAGGTGCACGAGCTGCCCGAGTGGCTCGACGACGAGGAGCGCGAGAAGTCCGTCGGGCGTTACCGGATCATCGGGTCGTAG
- a CDS encoding LppU/SCO3897 family protein, translated as MTTPPYQPPPYGGTPPQQPAPGWGPPPQYPGQPGPAQPYPGQAQPGHAYPGQPAPGQAYPDQAYPGQPYPGQPYPGQPYPGQQSGPPQGQYPQQPYGPPQQGFTPPSAGRTSKGAKALLSTVGLIIVGIVVAAVISGINGPAGAEPGDCIKVNKVGVTSADIDKVDCGSMDATYKVAVNLDSSRDSCPSGDYSEYTDSGGRRSDGFKLCMVLNAREGDCFKQEGTIVAGKTTKIVCDSSATHKVRKVITGTADESACEGGDFVSVYSQPATTVCLIEV; from the coding sequence GTGACCACGCCCCCGTACCAGCCGCCCCCCTACGGCGGAACGCCCCCGCAGCAGCCCGCGCCCGGTTGGGGGCCGCCGCCGCAGTACCCCGGGCAGCCCGGCCCGGCGCAGCCCTATCCGGGCCAGGCCCAACCCGGCCATGCCTATCCGGGGCAGCCCGCACCTGGCCAGGCCTATCCCGATCAGGCTTACCCGGGGCAGCCCTATCCCGGACAGCCCTATCCCGGACAGCCCTATCCAGGGCAGCAGTCGGGCCCGCCGCAGGGCCAGTACCCGCAGCAGCCGTACGGCCCGCCCCAGCAGGGGTTCACGCCGCCGTCCGCCGGCCGGACGTCCAAGGGCGCCAAGGCCCTGCTGTCCACGGTGGGTCTGATCATCGTCGGCATCGTCGTCGCGGCCGTGATCTCCGGCATCAACGGTCCGGCGGGCGCGGAGCCCGGCGACTGCATCAAGGTGAACAAGGTCGGCGTGACGAGCGCGGACATCGACAAGGTCGACTGCGGCTCGATGGACGCGACCTACAAGGTCGCCGTGAACCTCGACAGCAGCCGCGACTCCTGCCCCTCCGGCGACTACTCCGAGTACACGGACAGTGGCGGTCGGCGCAGCGACGGGTTCAAGCTCTGCATGGTGCTCAATGCCCGTGAGGGCGACTGCTTCAAGCAGGAGGGCACCATCGTCGCCGGGAAAACCACCAAGATCGTCTGCGATTCATCGGCGACCCACAAGGTGCGCAAGGTCATTACCGGTACAGCGGACGAGAGCGCTTGTGAAGGTGGCGACTTCGTGTCCGTCTACTCACAGCCGGCGACGACTGTTTGCCTCATCGAGGTGTGA
- a CDS encoding DddA-like double-stranded DNA deaminase toxin, with amino-acid sequence MLGVVWRQVGAALDRAALVCVELGVVTGALGEANDLLGSLRVEGFARAVVAAWHLQERYLVAERSLESYFGRLGMSRPPRTVEFPGRPAVVGVDPRIYFRPVVIEVPRIAAGVPDLRGAGWAERVRWELPAWDLGDKTEGKIYDESAKCWKLLSGVDRAESLTGEARYRVLKAIRDGLAPGDPKYAKGLGIAATHVETKAAVWARRTGRALVDVVTNRNYVCGQAYRPGISSVTAGCAQAVRLILVKGQTMRVWCDGREVPLIIEGEG; translated from the coding sequence GTGCTGGGGGTGGTGTGGCGGCAGGTGGGGGCGGCTTTGGACCGGGCCGCTCTCGTGTGCGTGGAGTTGGGTGTGGTGACCGGGGCTTTGGGTGAGGCGAACGATCTGTTGGGCAGTCTGCGGGTGGAGGGGTTCGCCAGGGCGGTCGTGGCGGCGTGGCATCTGCAGGAGCGTTACCTCGTCGCGGAGCGGTCCCTGGAGTCGTATTTCGGTCGGCTGGGCATGTCCCGCCCGCCTCGTACTGTCGAGTTTCCCGGTCGCCCGGCGGTGGTGGGTGTCGATCCTCGGATCTATTTCCGGCCGGTGGTGATCGAGGTGCCCCGGATCGCGGCGGGCGTGCCAGACCTGCGCGGCGCTGGTTGGGCCGAGCGGGTTCGGTGGGAGCTGCCCGCGTGGGACTTGGGGGACAAGACCGAGGGGAAGATCTACGACGAGTCGGCCAAGTGCTGGAAGCTGCTCAGCGGCGTCGACCGCGCCGAAAGCCTGACCGGCGAGGCCCGGTACCGGGTCCTCAAGGCGATTCGAGACGGGCTCGCGCCAGGTGATCCGAAGTACGCGAAGGGCCTGGGCATCGCCGCCACGCATGTCGAGACGAAGGCGGCGGTGTGGGCTCGACGCACGGGTCGCGCGCTCGTGGACGTGGTGACGAACCGCAACTACGTGTGCGGCCAGGCGTACCGGCCGGGCATCTCATCCGTGACCGCCGGATGCGCCCAGGCCGTCCGGTTGATCCTGGTGAAAGGGCAGACGATGCGAGTCTGGTGCGACGGCCGCGAGGTTCCGTTGATCATCGAGGGCGAGGGGTGA
- a CDS encoding LppU/SCO3897 family protein — translation MSTDPEKPAGDASAPSAPDAEPAAQAAAEPAGDQAPPAAEPAKPYTYVSGEDEPETPARAGGGGGTLKKVLIAVVALIVVVGAVFAVRQLSGPGRAEAGDCVSVGEVNDDNVAKVDVLGCDDQKAAYKVGKALAGAEASCPEEGLGSYHEVVADASDAADRAKLCLLPNVSAGNCYKANDLGDYVKSECTGMETFRVTKVVEGSTTTETCEDGSGMSFPEPAVTFCLEPVE, via the coding sequence ATGAGCACCGACCCGGAAAAGCCCGCCGGTGACGCTTCGGCACCGTCCGCACCGGACGCGGAGCCTGCGGCGCAGGCCGCGGCCGAGCCCGCCGGTGACCAGGCGCCTCCGGCCGCCGAGCCGGCCAAGCCCTACACCTACGTCTCCGGCGAGGACGAACCGGAGACGCCGGCACGGGCCGGTGGCGGTGGCGGCACGCTCAAGAAGGTGCTGATCGCGGTCGTCGCCCTGATCGTCGTGGTGGGCGCCGTGTTCGCGGTCCGGCAGCTGAGCGGTCCGGGTCGGGCCGAGGCCGGCGACTGCGTGTCGGTCGGCGAGGTGAACGACGACAACGTGGCCAAGGTCGACGTGCTCGGCTGCGACGACCAGAAGGCGGCCTACAAGGTCGGCAAGGCGCTCGCGGGCGCCGAGGCGAGCTGCCCCGAGGAGGGGCTCGGCTCGTACCACGAGGTCGTCGCCGACGCGTCGGACGCCGCCGACCGCGCCAAGCTCTGCCTGCTGCCCAACGTCTCGGCCGGCAACTGCTACAAGGCCAACGACCTGGGCGACTACGTGAAGTCCGAGTGCACCGGCATGGAGACGTTCCGCGTCACCAAGGTCGTGGAGGGCTCGACGACCACCGAGACGTGCGAGGACGGCTCGGGCATGTCGTTCCCCGAGCCCGCCGTCACGTTCTGCCTCGAACCGGTCGAATAG
- a CDS encoding Imm1 family immunity protein: MDTQVQVSEYVAGRYHRPGDWVVDTPEGVRAAVDALFERHGDKVTTRAIVERLGEDALLGVLVDPVTGYVALHWCFGEHSLNPEPFADAPLVPEDGDNDPLNFWMRDTYVAEADARRAIEEFVATGNRPTAVRWQPWGWEAYELPDWYDDEGRDETGGRYHLITD; the protein is encoded by the coding sequence ATGGACACTCAGGTGCAGGTGTCGGAGTACGTGGCGGGCCGCTATCACCGGCCTGGTGACTGGGTCGTAGACACCCCCGAAGGGGTGCGGGCGGCCGTCGACGCCCTGTTCGAACGGCACGGCGACAAAGTCACGACCAGGGCGATCGTGGAGAGGTTGGGGGAGGACGCGCTGCTGGGTGTCCTGGTCGATCCCGTCACCGGGTACGTCGCGTTGCACTGGTGCTTCGGCGAACACTCCCTCAACCCCGAGCCGTTCGCCGACGCCCCCCTCGTCCCGGAGGACGGCGACAACGACCCGCTCAACTTCTGGATGCGCGACACCTACGTCGCCGAGGCCGATGCCCGACGGGCGATCGAGGAGTTCGTAGCCACCGGGAACAGGCCCACGGCTGTCCGGTGGCAGCCGTGGGGCTGGGAGGCGTACGAACTCCCCGACTGGTACGACGACGAGGGCCGCGACGAGACCGGTGGCCGCTACCACCTCATCACCGACTGA